A window of the Juglans microcarpa x Juglans regia isolate MS1-56 chromosome 5D, Jm3101_v1.0, whole genome shotgun sequence genome harbors these coding sequences:
- the LOC121266301 gene encoding organelle RRM domain-containing protein 2, mitochondrial-like: MALRPGLMRRFLSTSLFSSQSYAAATATGSASVANTVSDKPAVAPSMTLFVSGLNKRTTSEKLQEEFAKFGEVVHARVVTDRNSGYSKGFGFVNYATLEDAEKGIKGMDAQFLDGWVIFAEYARPRTPPGQSASPETYQHFPPARG, encoded by the exons ATGGCGCTCAGGCCCGGACTCATGAGGCGGTTTCTATCAACTTCGTTATTCTCTTCTCAATCCTATGCAGCCGCCACCGCTACTGGTTCAGCCTCTGTTGCTAACACTGTTAGTGATAAACCTGCCGTTGCTCCTTCGATGACCCTATTTGTCTCcg GGCTTAATAAAAGAACCACGTCAGAGAAACTTCAGGAAGAATTTGCTAAATTTGGTGAAGTTGTTCACG CCAGAGTGGTGACGGACCGTAATTCTGGATACTCAAAGGGCTTTGGTTTTGTGAATTATGCCACCTTAGAAGATGCAGAGAAAGGAATCAAAGGGATGGATGCACAG TTTCTTGATGGATGGGTAATTTTTGCTGAATATGCGAGGCCAAGAACTCCTCCAGGACAGTCGGCATCTCCAGAAACTTACCAACATTTCCCACCTGCAAGAGGGTGA
- the LOC121266282 gene encoding uncharacterized protein LOC121266282, which yields MSVGVCGKRVGFEEIFGSSSPTSCSAAKRPRWSSFGSGSEDTVSLLLQMFPDLDPELVETVCRNHNHKVEDAIESLRALSFTDVSARNQSQSFDSTTFVNCGNVPGQSTATCSHISDQQVEDVKEMRSTISYGNSIDSSKWVDLFVHEMMNATDFDDARGRAARILEAFEQSITAPSKASEELEHASLKEHLQSLLNDNQILKRAVAIQHDRNLEHEERTKGIEQQKHLLSQYQEQLRSLELTNYSLKLDLQRAQGQFHPY from the exons ATGTCTGTAGGAGTTTGCGGGAAGCGTGTTGGATTCGAAGAGATTTTCGGATCTTCGTCTCCGACGTCGTGCTCCGCTGCTAAGAGACCTAGGTGGTCGAGTTTCGGATCCGGGTCCGAAGACACGGTCTCTCTTCTGCTTCAAATGTTCCCTGACTTGGACCCTGAG TTGGTGGAAACAGTTTGTAGAAATCACAATCATAAGGTTGAAGATGCTATTGAGAGTCTACGTGCACTTTCTTTTACTGATGTTAGTGCAAGAAATCAATCACAAAGCTTCGATTCCACAACTTTTGTTAATTGTGGTAACGTTCCTGGTCAAAGCACAGCTACCT GCAGTCATATATCAGATCAGCAAGTTGAAGATGTAAAGGAAATGAGATCAACCATTAGTTATGGAAATTCGATAGACAGTTCCAAATGGGTGGATTTGTTCGTGCACGAGATGATGAATGCAACAGATTTTGATGATGCCAGGGGCCGTGCAGCAAGAATTCTGGAGGCTTTTGAACAAAGTATAACTGCTCCCTCGAAGGCATCAGAGGAG CTGGAGCATGCTTCTTTAAAGGAACATCTGCAGAGCTTGTTAAATGACAATCAGATTTTAAAGAGAGCGGTTGCAATCCAGCACGACCGCAATTTGGAGCATGAAGAGAGGACAAAGGGAATAGAACAGCAAAAACATTTGTTAAGCCAGTATCAAGAACAACTTCGAAGTCTCGAG CTTACCAACTACAGCTTGAAGCTTGATCTACAGAGGGCACAAGGGCAATTTCACCCATACTGA